A single region of the Candidatus Parcubacteria bacterium genome encodes:
- the rplQ gene encoding 50S ribosomal protein L17, whose protein sequence is MKHHKKGRGLGRKSSSERQALLKSLSRSLVLHGKIKTTEAKAKELRPFIERMVTHSKKGGLAVERLLISRIGGEAEAKMLLKEIAPRYMDRQGGYTRITKLPRRLSDSSKMAQISFV, encoded by the coding sequence ATGAAGCACCACAAGAAAGGACGCGGGCTAGGACGGAAGAGCAGCTCTGAGAGGCAGGCCCTCTTGAAGAGCCTTTCGCGTTCTCTCGTGCTTCATGGCAAGATCAAGACGACCGAGGCCAAGGCCAAGGAACTCCGCCCGTTCATCGAGCGGATGGTGACTCACAGCAAGAAGGGCGGACTCGCCGTGGAGCGCCTCCTCATCTCCCGCATCGGCGGCGAGGCCGAGGCTAAGATGCTCCTCAAGGAGATCGCGCCTCGCTACATGGATCGCCAGGGCGGCTACACCCGCATCACCAAGCTCCCGCGCCGCCTCTCGGACTCGAGCAAGATGGCCCAGATATCCTTCGTCTAA
- the rpsD gene encoding 30S ribosomal protein S4, with translation MKIGPRYKIAKRLGAQVFDKTQTQKFQLSLARTEMKRGKRRGGAKSDYAKQFLEKQKVRMTYGITERQFRNYIRAAVSHGGENQAAALFALLERRLDNVVYRLGLTSSRRSARQMVSHGHIVIGGRKVTIPSYQMSQGDVFAIREGSKNSALFTDLVGRLKDMKNPSWLSFDPEKGEGKVAGAPRMDAAVQPFDLPQVLEFYTR, from the coding sequence ATGAAAATCGGCCCTAGATACAAAATAGCGAAACGCCTCGGCGCACAGGTCTTCGATAAGACCCAGACGCAGAAGTTCCAGCTCTCGCTCGCACGTACGGAGATGAAGCGCGGCAAGCGCCGTGGCGGAGCCAAGTCCGACTACGCCAAGCAGTTCTTGGAGAAGCAGAAGGTGCGCATGACCTACGGCATCACTGAGCGCCAGTTCCGCAATTACATCCGCGCAGCAGTGAGCCATGGGGGAGAGAACCAGGCTGCTGCCCTCTTCGCGCTCCTCGAGCGTCGCCTCGACAACGTGGTCTACCGCCTCGGCCTCACCTCGAGCCGCCGTAGCGCCCGCCAGATGGTCTCTCATGGCCACATCGTCATCGGCGGCCGCAAGGTAACCATTCCTTCCTATCAGATGTCTCAGGGCGACGTCTTCGCTATTCGCGAGGGCAGCAAGAACAGCGCCCTCTTCACCGACCTCGTCGGACGCCTCAAGGACATGAAGAATCCTTCCTGGCTCTCCTTCGACCCGGAGAAGGGCGAGGGTAAGGTGGCCGGAGCCCCGCGCATGGACGCAGCGGTGCAGCCGTTCGACCTGCCGCAGGTGCTTGAGTTCTACACCCGCTAA
- a CDS encoding DNA-directed RNA polymerase subunit alpha, which translates to MTAHNIVLPSKPRIVSEQEWSGSYEIDGLYPGYGHTLGNSLRRIILSSLPGAAITEVKIEGVSHEFSTIPGVKEDVVTLLINLKRIRIKMLTDEPQTLSLSIKGAKEVTAGDLTVPGQVEVLNPELVIAHTTEKGTELNMELKVERGLGFVAKEVLQKEKVDIGTITLDAIFTPIRRVNYEVENMRVGDRTDFNRLKVFIETDGTVTPHQALEQSIEIMINQLRAIVGFKEEEELRPETETESSKEERVRPEIDAEILKTRIDTLDLSQRTVNALTEANIRTVGGLVRKKEEDILDIDGLGSKGIQEIKRMLSNYGITLK; encoded by the coding sequence ATGACAGCCCACAACATCGTGCTTCCGTCGAAGCCCAGGATCGTTTCGGAACAAGAGTGGAGCGGCTCGTACGAGATCGACGGCCTTTACCCTGGCTACGGCCACACTTTGGGTAACTCCCTCCGCCGCATCATCCTTTCCTCCCTCCCGGGTGCTGCCATCACAGAGGTCAAGATCGAAGGCGTCAGCCACGAGTTCTCCACCATCCCTGGCGTAAAGGAGGACGTGGTCACTCTCCTCATCAACCTCAAGCGCATCCGCATCAAGATGCTCACGGATGAGCCCCAGACGCTTTCTCTCTCCATCAAGGGTGCTAAGGAAGTCACTGCAGGCGATCTCACTGTCCCTGGTCAGGTAGAAGTGCTCAATCCTGAGCTCGTCATCGCGCACACCACCGAGAAGGGCACCGAACTCAACATGGAACTCAAAGTCGAGCGCGGCTTGGGCTTCGTCGCTAAGGAAGTCCTCCAGAAGGAGAAGGTGGACATCGGCACCATCACTCTCGACGCGATCTTCACTCCTATCCGCCGCGTGAACTACGAGGTGGAGAACATGCGCGTCGGTGATCGTACTGACTTCAACCGCCTCAAGGTCTTCATCGAGACCGACGGCACCGTCACTCCGCACCAGGCCCTCGAGCAGTCCATCGAGATCATGATCAACCAGCTCCGTGCCATCGTCGGCTTCAAAGAGGAAGAGGAGCTCCGCCCAGAGACTGAGACCGAGTCTTCCAAGGAGGAGCGCGTACGCCCGGAGATCGACGCAGAGATCCTCAAGACCCGCATCGACACTCTCGACCTCTCCCAGCGCACCGTGAATGCCCTCACCGAAGCCAACATCCGCACCGTGGGTGGCCTCGTCCGCAAGAAGGAAGAGGACATCCTCGATATCGATGGATTGGGCTCCAAGGGCATCCAGGAGATCAAGCGCATGCTCTCTAACTACGGCATCACCCTCAAATAA
- a CDS encoding uL13 family ribosomal protein: protein MTSKEYTLNAEGKKLGRLASEAAKLLIGKGTPDFVRNATALVKVKVENAAKLSIDERRLMEVSHQRYSGYPGGRTVQTGKAVMEKKGYGELIRHAVWGMLPKNKLRSRMFKNLIVTE, encoded by the coding sequence ATGACCTCCAAGGAATACACACTTAATGCGGAAGGGAAGAAGCTCGGACGACTCGCAAGCGAGGCGGCTAAGCTCCTCATCGGCAAGGGCACCCCTGATTTCGTCAGGAACGCGACCGCGCTCGTGAAGGTGAAGGTGGAGAATGCTGCTAAGCTCTCTATCGACGAGCGCCGCCTCATGGAGGTCAGCCACCAGCGCTACTCTGGTTACCCAGGAGGCCGCACCGTGCAGACCGGCAAAGCCGTCATGGAGAAGAAGGGCTACGGCGAGCTCATCCGCCACGCAGTCTGGGGCATGCTTCCCAAGAACAAGCTCCGCTCCCGCATGTTCAAGAATCTCATCGTCACTGAATAA
- the rpsM gene encoding 30S ribosomal protein S13, with the protein MMRISGINIPEEKRIEIGLTVLFGIGRPRALTILKEAKVEPSVKGKELTPEQENRIRAIVEGFKIEGDLKRIVGANIKRLKDIKSYRGNRHARRLPARGQRTKTNSRTLRGNVRKTMGSGRRKVEKT; encoded by the coding sequence ATCATGCGTATCAGCGGTATCAATATTCCTGAAGAGAAGCGTATCGAGATCGGCCTCACGGTCCTCTTCGGCATCGGACGCCCGCGCGCCCTCACCATCCTCAAGGAGGCCAAGGTGGAGCCGAGCGTGAAGGGTAAGGAGCTCACTCCGGAGCAGGAGAACCGCATCCGCGCCATCGTCGAAGGCTTCAAGATCGAAGGAGACCTCAAGCGCATCGTCGGCGCCAACATCAAGCGCCTCAAAGATATCAAGTCCTACCGCGGCAACCGCCACGCTCGCAGGCTCCCGGCCCGCGGACAGCGCACCAAGACCAACTCCCGCACGCTCCGTGGCAACGTCCGCAAGACCATGGGCTCGGGTCGCCGTAAGGTAGAGAAGACCTAA
- the rpmJ gene encoding 50S ribosomal protein L36 — MKVRASIKTICANCKALRRKGRMHVICSNPKHKQRQK, encoded by the coding sequence ATGAAAGTCCGCGCATCCATCAAGACAATCTGTGCCAACTGCAAAGCGCTCCGTCGTAAGGGGCGCATGCATGTTATCTGCAGCAACCCTAAGCATAAACAGCGCCAGAAATAA
- the rpsI gene encoding 30S ribosomal protein S9, with the protein MDKTKQAYIETVGRRKTSVARARLEESGKQSFTVNDQPLEEYFKTEDLRATVLSALNLTETTSKFKVTVRVMGGGVSSQAVAVRHAISRALVEGDRDLRSPLKKQGYLKRDPRMKERRKFGLKKARKAAQWAKR; encoded by the coding sequence ATGGATAAGACCAAACAGGCATATATCGAGACTGTCGGACGCCGTAAGACGTCTGTCGCTCGCGCGCGCCTCGAAGAATCCGGCAAGCAGTCCTTCACTGTGAACGACCAGCCGCTCGAGGAATATTTCAAGACCGAAGACCTCAGAGCTACCGTACTCTCTGCGCTTAACCTCACCGAAACGACCTCCAAGTTCAAGGTGACCGTTCGCGTCATGGGTGGTGGTGTCTCCTCCCAGGCAGTGGCAGTCCGCCACGCCATCAGCCGCGCACTCGTAGAAGGGGATCGTGATCTCCGCAGCCCGCTCAAGAAGCAGGGTTATCTCAAGCGTGATCCGCGCATGAAGGAGCGCCGCAAGTTCGGTCTCAAGAAGGCTCGTAAAGCCGCTCAGTGGGCGAAGCGCTAG
- the rpsK gene encoding 30S ribosomal protein S11 encodes MRSKSLQKAARKKVDAGILFVQATYNNTQVLLTDREGNALMASSSGALGFAGAKKGTPFAAAKVGELLGEKANAMGVREVDVVVKGVGAGRESAIRGFSSKGVAVASIRDATPVPHNGPKPPKPRRV; translated from the coding sequence TTGCGCAGCAAGTCTCTCCAGAAAGCCGCCCGCAAGAAGGTGGATGCTGGCATCCTCTTCGTCCAGGCCACGTACAACAACACGCAGGTGCTCCTCACCGACCGCGAAGGCAACGCCCTCATGGCTTCCTCTTCTGGCGCACTCGGCTTTGCTGGCGCCAAGAAGGGCACACCGTTCGCAGCCGCTAAGGTAGGCGAGCTTCTCGGGGAGAAAGCTAACGCCATGGGCGTGCGCGAAGTAGATGTAGTCGTGAAGGGCGTCGGCGCAGGCCGCGAGTCTGCCATCCGCGGCTTTTCCTCTAAAGGAGTCGCTGTCGCCTCCATCAGGGATGCGACCCCGGTGCCGCACAATGGTCCCAAGCCTCCTAAGCCTCGTCGCGTCTAA
- a CDS encoding nucleotide exchange factor GrpE: protein MADTEFEKEKDDVTFEEDSELTSPAEQMKKLREKLATCVAEKQEYLDGWQRIKAEFANSKKLEKEEKERFIKFAEENLLEELIPVLDSFDMATANSASWEALPPEWRKGMEYVRSQLLGILESHGLKALDPKGKPFDPREHAAVAEVPAENGEGDHTVAQVLQRGYTLNGKVLRPAQVKVYITETK, encoded by the coding sequence ATGGCAGACACAGAATTTGAAAAAGAGAAAGACGATGTGACCTTCGAGGAAGACTCGGAGCTTACCTCCCCAGCTGAGCAGATGAAGAAGCTTCGCGAGAAGCTCGCCACCTGCGTTGCTGAGAAGCAGGAATATCTCGACGGCTGGCAGCGCATCAAGGCGGAATTCGCCAACAGCAAGAAGCTCGAGAAGGAAGAGAAGGAGCGCTTCATCAAGTTCGCCGAGGAGAATCTCCTCGAGGAACTGATCCCGGTGCTTGATAGCTTCGATATGGCGACGGCGAACTCCGCCTCCTGGGAAGCGCTTCCTCCGGAGTGGCGCAAGGGCATGGAGTACGTGCGCTCCCAGCTCCTTGGGATCCTCGAGTCACACGGCCTCAAGGCGCTTGATCCTAAAGGCAAGCCTTTCGACCCTCGAGAGCATGCAGCGGTAGCTGAAGTTCCTGCAGAGAACGGAGAAGGGGATCACACCGTCGCCCAAGTCCTGCAGCGAGGCTACACGCTTAACGGCAAGGTCTTGAGGCCGGCACAGGTGAAGGTATATATTACGGAAACAAAATAG
- the infA gene encoding translation initiation factor IF-1: METSNIRHLGTVVEALPNTLFRVVLKETDKELLTYLAGKMRFHRIRVLVGDTVEVELEPYGGKGRIVRRM; encoded by the coding sequence ATGGAAACTTCAAATATACGTCATTTAGGCACCGTGGTTGAGGCTCTGCCGAACACCCTTTTCCGGGTCGTTCTCAAAGAGACTGACAAGGAGCTCTTGACGTACCTTGCCGGGAAGATGCGGTTCCACCGCATCCGAGTGCTCGTCGGAGACACGGTCGAGGTAGAACTCGAGCCGTACGGCGGGAAAGGAAGAATCGTCCGCAGAATGTAA